Part of the Anopheles coluzzii chromosome 3, AcolN3, whole genome shotgun sequence genome is shown below.
CACTTACTTCAGGTGCGAATCCGGAAACTTCGCCACAATGTGATCCTTAATGTTCTGCAGATCAAGCGTATCGCTTTCCTTCCCCTTGCCACCACCATCGACACGCTTCGCCTTGATCGTCAGCACGAAACCCTGCGAGAACTTGTTCTTCAAGTGCTGCGTCGAACCAATGCACTTGAACTCCCCGTTCACCATGATGGCCAGCCGCGTACACAGTGCCTCGCACTCCTCCATGCTGTGTGACGTCAGTACGATCGTTTTGCCACTGTCCCTCACCCGGCAGACACCGTTCCAGAGGTTGCGCTTCGCCCCCGGATCCATACCGGACGTCGGTTCGTCCAGGTACACGACCGACGGATTGCCGAGCATCGCGAGGGCAGTGCTTAGCTTGCGCTTATTGCCACCACTGTACGCTTTGACCTGTTTATCCAGATGCTTCTCAAAGCCAAACTCCCGCGCCAGGTACATACTGACGGTGGGGATATTGAACCTCGGCACACCACGCAGCAGCGAGAACAACTTTAACGTTTCCCGCCCGGTAAGATCTTCGATCAGTGCATCAAACTGTGGACAGTAACCGATATGCTGGTGGACCTTTTTCAGCTCACTCTTCAGGCTGTGACCCTTGATCCAGGCATCGCCAAACGAGATCGTCTCATCGCCAGACAGCATCTTGAAGGTGGTCGTCTTACCCGCTCCATTAGCACCAAGTAATCCAAAGCATTCCGAGCTGTGGATGGAGGTTTATACGTTACAAAAAGGAACCTTAATGCGATCATCTTCACGCCCCTTACCTGTTGATACCAACGCTCAGCTGATTGACGGCCAAAAACCGATTGTAGTACTTGGTCATCTCATGCGCCACCAGATTGGTGCGCGCTCGTTCCTCCACCGTCATGACAGCGATCCGCTCCTTCTCCCTTGCCACATCCGAATCCATCTCCCGCGAACCGTTACCCGTGTCCGCTTTGAAGTGTTTGCGATGGTACCACTCGCGTCCCTTCTGTACCAGCAACTTTAGCACCTTAAAGTCGAGCAGCAACAGTATCGCAAAGTAGGCGACCGTCATCACGAGACAGTAAAACAGATGCCGCCCAATACCGGGCCGTTCCCACTGGTAGTAGTACAGCCCGTCCTCGCAGATGGGCAGCGGGGTTACACCCGGCGGGCGTACCGCATCACACGCATCGATCGTAACGGACATATGGCTTAGATTGACGATCGCATCGCACAGTGCAAAGTGTGGAAAGATCAGGAACACGTTCGACAGGACGTCCGAGAGTTCCTCCAGCTCGAACATGTCCGTGCCGAGCAGATACACAAAGATGAACAGTGCCGTTCCGGTGACGATGTACGCTACGCTTATGCGGATAAATGCGGCCGGTGCTACATTGTAGTACAGCGTTACGATGTACGTCAGGGGTAGCGCAGGCACTCCAACGAACAGGAACACCGAGTAGAGCCGGAACACTTCGCCGCCAGTGCTGAAGCCCGGCTCTTGGAAGATTGCTACGGTTACGATGATAAAGATGCACACGAACGCGTACGTTAGGTAGTCCCAGATGAATCCCGTGAACCAGTAGGTCAGCCGGTTGACACCACTGACGAGCTGGAGCAGTTTCGCTTTGGTGACGCGTTCGCGAATGTAGAAGATGACGTAGAAACCCACCACGAACGACATTGCGAAGCCGGTGTAGTAAGCCAGCTGGAAGCCTAGATTGTTAAACGTACGCATCAGTTGAAGCTGGAATTGGAAGGGAAGAAGACGTGATTATTGATGAATCACAAAACTTGTGTTGGGAAAGTCTGATTCACAGCAGGAAGCCTAAATAATCAATATGTcaataattaaattcaatcTATGATTGTGAGATTTGCTTGAAGGTTTAGATACTTGAAACTCTAATACCGCATTAATTTGCTAGAAATTTATAAAACTTCTCAGacttaaaacatttaaaatttcaaatctcATAATTCTTCAAATATTCATGATTCACTAGTTCCATAatccaacatacaacccgcGACTGGTAATTCAAATGATTCTTCATTATATGTTCTTTTTGACTTCTAAAACCAAATCTCCTAAATCCAACAAGACTCACCCTCGTTTCATCCGTGTACGGCAGTGGGAAGTTCGTGATGGAAATGTTATACCCTCGCTCTCCCGTAAACGTCGTTAGCAAAGCGTTGTGCATCATCTGCAACGCGACCGGTGGTGAATGGAGTGCCTCATTGTTAAACCAAGCCGTCAGATTGTGGTTCAAGATGCCAGCGCCCACGATAAACTGCCGATTGACCATCATCAAGTTCAGGTCGGCAAAGTGTAGAAACACGTCCTCCATCCAATCCACGATTCGTAACGGTATGCTTGGCATACTGCGAAACAGCTTCATGTAGTTGTCCAGAATCCTAATAAAAAAACGTGAATacaattatttaaacattatttcaatcattttagcATAAGTAGTTGTCAGTTCTTACTGTTGTTGGAGTGGATCAGCTTGATCATCTGGTTCGCGCTGTATCAACGTCAAGGAGGGATTGTAAAATCGCAGCCCAAGGGCACGCGGTGGCATATCCCCCGAACCGCCCCAGTTGCGCACCACCGCAATCGTTACCGCCACAAAAAGCACCGGAATCAGTACCTGCACTACCAGCAAGAACCAATTCCTGTACGTCTGGTAGATCTTCTTCAGGAATAGTGCCCAAATCTGATAGACGAATAGCCGCCATCCTTCCAACAGCTCATAGTCATCAACCGTAGTGCGTGACTCAAGGTCCGTCCCGGTGCTGTACGAGTGCAGGCTGTGCAGACTTGCCTCCTCGCCCACCTGCGACACACCGGTCGAGTCGGAACCAACCTTCATAAACACCTCCTCGAGCGTGGTAAGTGATATGCCAAAGTCACAGATGCACAGCTCCTCACCACGCTTTTCCAACTCTTCCAGCATCGTCTGAAAGCCGCGCGAATGTTCCTCCTGCAGCAGGTACGACAGCTCCGAGCCGACGTTCGACTCCACCTGTATGAGCGGGATGTGCTTGCGCAGTACCTCCGTCACCCGGTCCACATCACAGTCCGGCTGCTTCACGCATATCAATCGATAGCCAACGCCGTACTTTTTCTTCAGGAAAAACGATGATCCAACTGCCTTCAGCTTACCGTCCGCCATGATTGCGATACGATCACCGAGCATATCCGCTTCGTCCATGAAGTGTGTCGAAAGGATCATGGTGCGGCGCGTCTTCTCTGCGATCAGTAGATCCCACAGCGCACGTCTTGCTGCCGGATCCATGCCGGACGTTGGTTCGTCGCACAGCACTACCCGCGAGCCGGCACATAGGGCGATACCGACACAGAGCTTTCGCTTCATACCACCGGACAGGCTGGACGAACGGACATCCGCCTTGTCCACCAGCTCCAGCGCTTTAATGTACTTGTCAATTTCGTACTGGGCTTGCAACTTCGAGAGCCCTTTCAGACGTCCGTAGAAGTACAGATGTTCACGCACCGTCAGCCCATCGAAGAGGATGTTGTGCTGTGGACAGTAGCCCAGCGATAGCCGAACCGATTTCATCTCCGTTCGTATGTCGTGTCCCCAGATGATGGCCGTGCCGGAGCTGGGACGCTTCATACCCGTCAGCATCGACATGGTGGTAGTCTTGCCGGCACCATTGTGTCCCAACAGGGCCGTTATTTGTCCCTCGAACATGTTGAACGTTAATCCCTCGACGGCAATCTTCTTGTTGGAGTACACTTTCCGAAGTTCGCGGATCTGTATGCGGGGGATGCGTCCTTTCGGCTCTGCCTCGATGTTGTCGTTCATTTTACTGGAAACACTTTGACTTATGGGCTCTGTGGAATGATCAAATTATGATCGTTAAAGAAACTGTTTGCTTCTACATCTACATGCATTGCTACTTACCATCGGAGGATGGTCGTTCACCGCACCAGAAGCGCTTCGTCACAAAGAAGTACCACGGTTGCGCTAGCCCAAAGTCTCCTGGGAACACCTGCTCAATGTAGAGCGTAATCAGCATGTAGATCGCCGCATTACCAAGCAACATTAGCAGCATCTGTCCTATGTTGATATCATCCACATCGCTATCGTGAAACAGTGTCGACCACTGAACGCCCTGCGTAGTGCCTTCGTACACACCGACCAACCGCATCGCGAACCCGATCGCAGAGTTGAGCAGCAGCGCCGATCCAAGCTTCTGCGAGACTGTTAGGTTGCGGTAATCCTGCACCATAATGATGTACGGTGCAAACGCCAGGAACCAGATGATGGCCGCAACCGCACCACCCGAATTAGCCTTAGAAAACAACGTACTCAGCATGAAGGAGAAGGTAATGATCGATATGCCGTACACGAAGAAGATCAACCAGATCACACCGGCATCGGAGTACGTCAGCACAGAAACGTTCGGCGTCGAGTACCAGGGCACTTTCAGGAACAGCACTACCAGCCCGATCGAGATCTGCGTAAACACGAAGCACTTGACGAACCAGGAAGTCCACAGCACCCAGTTCTGGAGGCCCATGATCTTCATCGCTTCCTTGATCTGTTTCTCCTTCTCGAACAGAATGTTCTTCACGATGCTGATGCACGGGTAGATAAACGCCAGCATTACCGAGATCGGCAGAAAGGTGGTTAAGCTCGAGGGGAAACTATCCTCCCGAAACGGGGGATAGGGAAACCGTTGCAGATACACGTCCGGTATCGGATCGGGGATCGTTTTGAACTGTTGCGCGAACGATTTGAAGATAAAGTGCTGCAGCGTTAGGAACCCTTCGCGGAAGTAACCGGGCGATGGTCCACCATCGCTTTCCTCGGCAAACCGGGCACCGCCATCGGGGCGCGAGCCCCAGCGTCGATCCGTCTGCCAGCTATGGCCGACGGTGAACTGGGACCGCTGTTCACCCGGAAAGCGTAAGCGGTAGTTTAAGCGCTGCGGTAGCGTGCTCGATCCATTCAGCCGTATGTCGAACTCTACACCAGCGAACGAGTTCGTACCGAGCAGGAAGTCTTGCAGGGCAGACCCATTCGGGAGGGGCTGGAGCTCCAGATTCATCCACTCACCAACCGGCTCCATGAGGGTGCGGAGGGCTGGCCCGTTTGGGGAGTAGGCGAGAGTGTCTTGGAACGGTATGACCAGGTTCCTCCTGGGGGATAATGAGGGTATATGACAGAGGATTGTATTAGTTTTAGTTGATTAATCTTTCTTTAAGGTTTGATTATGGAGAAGTTGATATGATGAGGATAAAGATAAAGTTCGTTGGACTTTTAAACCGCCTCCACATCTTCTTCTACTTGGCTTAACGACCTTCATTAGCTCATTGTAAGGATGCCTTGTTGTCAATATGTTTATAAGGTTTTTGACATGAAATTgatattttcaaataaaattgtttaaaaattgttaCCAATCTGTATACAACTTAATACAACATCCAAGTCATCGTCTCAAAAAGCACTAGGGAGTTTGGAATAATCTATCTTGTATTACAAAGTTATAAAAATCAACTGAAGGATCTActaaatattgtaaaaaaactcCTTTGTTGCGAATGTTTTGTATAATTGGCTATCATTAAATGCAATAATTGAGGTTTTAACGATGTCATTGGCTCTTAGCTGAAAAACTCATCAAAATCACTAATTggacccaagcgccacagattaagtttaaacgactggaaaattgtatattcatagaaaaaaatgaaagctccacagcttcattggtttgatcaatagatggcgtattaaaactcatcattatattgctatccttttcttgcaatgtgtttcgacaagtttcatctttatgacctatatagccttctaactttccgagcaaaaatctatatcaATGGttgtgtggtcagatacgagggtatcaacaccaacggcCATTACtaaaatctcacttgcttcagtgctggtgatttccattggagtttagtatttaaacaatcgtatcgccgtctgctaaacgaagtctttctatattccgtttaggtagagaacttgagtcgtttagaagccgtttagtggtcgtttagtggatttgtggctcTTGGGGACACAACAATTATCATATAACATTGCATTAGATAACTCTCACCTTCatgaaacaaattgaaacatgtataaaaatcatttatctTGCCCCAAAAGTCCAAACTAATAGTTAATAAGGTgtccatattttttttctttatttttatagagttTTTGAGCCAATTGGCCTTATTTGCCTCAATAAGGTGTCCATGATATCCAAAACAACAGGACCAATACGATAATTGTTCTAAAAAGGTTAAAAGTTGTTCTAAAATATTTGTTCTTGTTTCAATCGTTCGTTGTGCTCTGTTAGAATTCAAACATTGAATTTATTCTGCAATAACATACAATAATTAATAAGAAACCTTAACCAAACCTATgattttttcatcaaaatctgcagtttttttgtttaatttttaaatcttttgtaCAGGATTATGATAGAAATTCTTACATATACCTTTGGTTTTTAGCATGATTTCTACTCATCCACTCTCACCAGATAACTATCATTCAAGTCATTTGATTGCCTAATGTTACAAAATGCGACGTTAGGCATGATTCAATCGACCGAAAATATCCCCGTGTGTACTAAACAGCGACACAATGGAAAGCTATTGATCCCCATCTGAATCTTATCTCGTTTCCTCACTGTGGCTTAGCATACCGACGGGTTTTTTCaaacattaattattttacctaTCCCTTCGTGGTGCTTTTCCcctcttttgttttgcaaactcGATAAAACGACCCCTGCCCCACGCGACacaatgacaaaaaaaaaacattgtggTAAAAATGGACAGTCGATTCGATATCTGTTTCACCACACTAATCCTCACCTGATAGCGGTAAAGTTGGTGATATCCAGCGGCTGGTAGACGGAAACGTGCGGGACGTGTTCGATTTCGGTTAAACTGCGCAGccccaccatcagcagcatgaACAGGGGTGGAATGAAGATCTCTACCAGGCTGGACACCTTGCTTCTCCAGTGTAGTAGAAAGTTCTTCCAGAGAAGCAGCACGAACTTGCCCCAGCCGGACGTACCGGCCGGTTGGGTGAGCGTTGTCGCGGCCGCCGTACTGGTCGATTGAGCCGTTAGGATGgccatgtttttttgcttttcgaaTTAATACACTTTCCGTGCAATAAGTAGATTATTGGGGCACTTGTTGTTTGTGGTTATACTTAAGGCACACTTTATTTTGCACTACTGTtgttattcgttttttttttgtggatgaGATTAAAGAGCAAACTGTAGTACGACACTGATACTGACAAGGACACTGTTTCAATCGCAAACGATCGCTttggggtttctttttttggtgttatgcTGCAAAAAACACTCTTAATAATACCACGTTAACGGCACTTAAGTATTCTTATGTGTCACTTTCAAATCACAAAACACTCACTTTACCATGCGCACCGTACTACGCGCTACGGCGCATGCGGTGCTAGCACCGAAACCCCAGCCCTTCAGATGGCCGTACTGCTTGCCTCGATGGTCAACCACAAACTAACCCGTCACACCTAGATCAATTTCCGGGCAAAAACGCCTAGCTCACTCATATCCAGCCCTAAGGCACAACGGAGATAAGCTAACTCTGTAGCTCGCGCCCTTCCTCTCTTTAGCCGATATGATAAAACCTTACTTTTTGCTTATAACCTGCCAAAAAATGTAGTCCAACACGGTAGGATGGTGCACGAAATTTCAGATGGATAAATTGATAAAGTTTGCGCCACATGATAAGGTGCGCACGATAAAGCAACCGACATCAGACAGGCCGGTAGCGAAATCAGCAGCGCTGAAGCCACAacagctgctgttgctgctgctgctggtggtggtacagGTGACAGTGAAGCAATGGCATCGACTACGGCGCATCTTCCACTTCCCTCGTATTGATGGGTTTGACTATTGACGGGGTTCAGGTATTCATGGCTTTGAGAATTACTGATTTATGGGACAGCAATAAGTGGGGCAGTTTAGGTTACAGCACCACATCACAAAGGTATTGAAAAGGAGTACTAAAACACGATACCACACGTGTGATGTGCACACGTTTTACGGATCTTTGTGTC
Proteins encoded:
- the LOC120955179 gene encoding phospholipid-transporting ATPase ABCA3-like; translated protein: MAILTAQSTSTAAATTLTQPAGTSGWGKFVLLLWKNFLLHWRSKVSSLVEIFIPPLFMLLMVGLRSLTEIEHVPHVSVYQPLDITNFTAIRRNLVIPFQDTLAYSPNGPALRTLMEPVGEWMNLELQPLPNGSALQDFLLGTNSFAGVEFDIRLNGSSTLPQRLNYRLRFPGEQRSQFTVGHSWQTDRRWGSRPDGGARFAEESDGGPSPGYFREGFLTLQHFIFKSFAQQFKTIPDPIPDVYLQRFPYPPFREDSFPSSLTTFLPISVMLAFIYPCISIVKNILFEKEKQIKEAMKIMGLQNWVLWTSWFVKCFVFTQISIGLVVLFLKVPWYSTPNVSVLTYSDAGVIWLIFFVYGISIITFSFMLSTLFSKANSGGAVAAIIWFLAFAPYIIMVQDYRNLTVSQKLGSALLLNSAIGFAMRLVGVYEGTTQGVQWSTLFHDSDVDDINIGQMLLMLLGNAAIYMLITLYIEQVFPGDFGLAQPWYFFVTKRFWCGERPSSDEPISQSVSSKMNDNIEAEPKGRIPRIQIRELRKVYSNKKIAVEGLTFNMFEGQITALLGHNGAGKTTTMSMLTGMKRPSSGTAIIWGHDIRTEMKSVRLSLGYCPQHNILFDGLTVREHLYFYGRLKGLSKLQAQYEIDKYIKALELVDKADVRSSSLSGGMKRKLCVGIALCAGSRVVLCDEPTSGMDPAARRALWDLLIAEKTRRTMILSTHFMDEADMLGDRIAIMADGKLKAVGSSFFLKKKYGVGYRLICVKQPDCDVDRVTEVLRKHIPLIQVESNVGSELSYLLQEEHSRGFQTMLEELEKRGEELCICDFGISLTTLEEVFMKVGSDSTGVSQVGEEASLHSLHSYSTGTDLESRTTVDDYELLEGWRLFVYQIWALFLKKIYQTYRNWFLLVVQVLIPVLFVAVTIAVVRNWGGSGDMPPRALGLRFYNPSLTLIQREPDDQADPLQQQILDNYMKLFRSMPSIPLRIVDWMEDVFLHFADLNLMMVNRQFIVGAGILNHNLTAWFNNEALHSPPVALQMMHNALLTTFTGERGYNISITNFPLPYTDETRLQLMRTFNNLGFQLAYYTGFAMSFVVGFYVIFYIRERVTKAKLLQLVSGVNRLTYWFTGFIWDYLTYAFVCIFIIVTVAIFQEPGFSTGGEVFRLYSVFLFVGVPALPLTYIVTLYYNVAPAAFIRISVAYIVTGTALFIFVYLLGTDMFELEELSDVLSNVFLIFPHFALCDAIVNLSHMSVTIDACDAVRPPGVTPLPICEDGLYYYQWERPGIGRHLFYCLVMTVAYFAILLLLDFKVLKLLVQKGREWYHRKHFKADTGNGSREMDSDVAREKERIAVMTVEERARTNLVAHEMTKYYNRFLAVNQLSVGINSSECFGLLGANGAGKTTTFKMLSGDETISFGDAWIKGHSLKSELKKVHQHIGYCPQFDALIEDLTGRETLKLFSLLRGVPRFNIPTVSMYLAREFGFEKHLDKQVKAYSGGNKRKLSTALAMLGNPSVVYLDEPTSGMDPGAKRNLWNGVCRVRDSGKTIVLTSHSMEECEALCTRLAIMVNGEFKCIGSTQHLKNKFSQGFVLTIKAKRVDGGGKGKESDTLDLQNIKDHIVAKFPDSHLKEEYQDLLTYYIRSNSMKWSQIFGVMEQAKQQLNIEDYSIGQTSLEQVFLAFTKYQRE